One region of Candidatus Electrothrix rattekaaiensis genomic DNA includes:
- a CDS encoding nucleotidyltransferase domain-containing protein, with protein MDKKEAIEKLVRYKHLLSQYMSFDKMMLFGSYARGTQREDSDVDVAIIVDEMQGDYFSTRPLLWRIRREVADRIEPVLLETKHDQGGFLKEIMKNGILIQDS; from the coding sequence ATGGATAAAAAAGAGGCTATAGAAAAACTTGTACGATACAAGCATCTCCTGTCACAATATATGTCATTCGATAAAATGATGCTGTTCGGCTCTTATGCGCGGGGAACTCAACGGGAAGACAGCGATGTGGATGTCGCGATAATAGTTGATGAGATGCAGGGAGATTATTTTTCCACAAGACCGCTGCTCTGGAGAATCAGGAGAGAAGTGGCCGACAGGATTGAACCGGTTCTTCTCGAAACAAAACATGACCAAGGCGGTTTTCTGAAAGAAATAATGAAAAACGGAATTCTAATACAGGATTCCTGA